One region of Dryobates pubescens isolate bDryPub1 chromosome 20, bDryPub1.pri, whole genome shotgun sequence genomic DNA includes:
- the MAP7D1 gene encoding MAP7 domain-containing protein 1 isoform X2, whose translation MERSRAGREPQPQGKTPSPMGDSTPTPTLSPHTPEDALQGGHTSPQLDQAVPPAVVPSEQPVLPVPPAITPSQKTTSPVPATVTPSRQSICPPAMTPPPESSTPQRDRPVPPVMTPSGQPVSPNAAAVAPSAESVPPWDKSSPGLPQPPVTKQPKEEALPNASSQPGPVHTAAAAPCPAETLPSGSKAPTPAGSEGAPSDAKSPPAGTAGPSKDVTLRSDRPSPAAASPASATSSKPKQDAQKAQARHKQAKERREERAKYLAAKRVLWLEKEEKARLLREKQLEERRKRLEEQRLKAEKRRAVLEERQRQKLEKNKERYEAAIQRSAKKTWAEIRQQRWSWAGALHHGSPAHKDGASRCSVSAVNLPKHVDSIINKRLSKSSATLWNSPSRNRSLQLSPWESSIVDRLMTPTLSFLARSRSAVTLAGNGKEQVPVCPRSASVSPLSPCHNHRLQHRCWERRKGAAASPDVTPRRRTESSPKKKEKKEKERENAKERSALSRERSLKKRQPLPGAQPRLPPAADSSPGPKNRPSSPATPKARPASPSPALGSPHKPPLPRSTHSSPKVRARAREERGEQEGQVKTREKKEEARSPAPPALPEPPRVSTEPPKVPTEPAAALLAPAVPSPVPATPPTRPSAGTTDREEAARLLAEKRRQAREQREREERERREQEERERRLQEERAQEAAEEQSRREALARQRDEERRLQEEREAQERAQAEREETERLQRQREEAEARAREEAERQRLEREKHFQREEQERLERKKRLEEIMKRTRKSDAADAKKKEDKKVVNGKAAEPEDVSGCEKRAGPMPKEEELPETQTTSTGTPGGPKGLVGEGLQPSSPAKEVASPASLVNGVQPSKHENGFSGTEGSQELLELSHHSSTPASIIPFGDKEPFLKQAVVKPPQVTEVL comes from the exons GGAAGACACCATCCCCAATGGGAGACAGCACGCCCACCCCAACCTTGTCACCCCACACGCCTGaggatgccctgcagggagggcacacctccccccagcttgACCAAGCCGTTCCTCCAGCCGTGGTCCCCTCTGAACAGCCTGTCTTGCCAGTCCCTCCAGCCATCACGCCCTCCCAAAAGACCACCTCACCTGTCCCTGCTACTGTGACCCCCTCCAGGCAGTCCAtctgcccccctgccatgacGCCCCCTCCTGAGAGCAGCACCCCACAGCGTGACCGACCTGTTCCTCCAGTCATGACACCGTCAGGACAGCCTGTGTCTCCcaatgctgcagctgtggcccctTCAGCAGAGAGTGTCCCTCCCTGGGACAAGTCCTCTCctgggctcccccagccccctgtgaCAAAGCAGCCCAAAGAAGAGGCATTGCCCAacgccagcagccagcctggccccgTCCACACTGcggctgctgccccttgcccagcaGAGACACTGCCCTCTGGGAGCAAagccccaaccccagctggcagtgaaGGAGCCCCCTCCGATGCCAAGAGCCCCccggctggcacagctgggcccTCAAAGGATGTGACTCTCCGCAGTGACCGCCCCTCCCCAGCCGCAGCCTCACCAGCTTCTGCTACCAGCTCCAAGCCCAAACAAG ATGCTCAGAAAGCCCAAGCAAGGCACAAGCAGGCGAAGGAGCGACGCGAGGAGAGGGCCAAGTACTTGG CTGCCAAGCGGGTGCTGtggctggagaaggaggagaaggcacgGCTGCTGcgggagaagcagctggaggagcggCGCAAGCGCCTGGAGGAGCAGCGGCTGAAGGCGGAGAAGCGCCGGGCGGTGCTGGAGGAGCGGCAGAGGCAAAAGCTGGAGAAGAACAAG GAGCGCTATGAGGCAGCGATCCAGAGGTCAGCCAAGAAGACGTGGGCAGAGATTCGGCAGCAGCGGTGGTCCTGGGCTGGGGCCCTGCACCACGGTTCCCCTGCACACAAGGATG gtGCGAGCCGCTGCTCAGTGTCCGCTGTAAACCTCCCCAAACACGTCGACTCTATAATCAACAAGCGGCTCTCCAAATCCTCCGCCACCCTCTGGAACTCTCCCAGTAGAA acCGGAGCTTGCAGCTGAGCCCATGGGAGAGCAGCATCGTTGACCGGCTGATGACACCCACCCTGTCCTTCCTGGCACGCAGCCGGAGCGCAGTGACGCTGGCTGGGAATGGCAAAGAGCAGG TGCCAGTGTGCCCTCGCTCAGCCTCCgtcagccccctcagcccctgccacaACCACCGCCTGCAGCACCGCTGCTGGGAGAGGCGGAAGGGTGCCGCTGCCAGCCCCGACGTCACGCCACGCCGCAGGACCGAATCCTCGCCC aagaagaaggagaagaaggagaaggagcgGGAGAATGCCAAGGAGCGCAGCGCCCTGTCCCGCGAGCGCAGCCTCAAGAAGCGGCAGCcactgccaggggcacagccccGGCTGCCACCCGCAGCAGACAGCAG CCCTGGCCCCAAGAACCGTCCCTCATCCCCTGCCACCCCCAAAGCCCGCCCggcatcccccagcccagccctgggctctccccacAAGCCTCCACTGCCCCGCAGCACCCACTCCTCACCCAAGGTGCGGGCCAGGGCCCGGGAGGAgcggggggagcaggagggccAGGTGAAGACACgtgagaagaaagaggaggcacggagcccagcacccccagcccttcccgAGCCCCCCAGGGTTTCCACAGAGCCCCCCAAGGTGcccacagagccagcagcag cccttctggcccctgcagtccccagccctgtgccagcaacCCCCCCAACCCGACCctcagctggcaccacagaccggGAGGAGGCTGCCCGGTTGCTGGCAGAGAAGCGTCGCCAGGCCCGCGAGCAGCGGGAGCGTGAGGAGCGGGAGCGCCGCGAGCAGGAGGAGCGAGAGAG GCGGCTGCAAGAGGAGCgggcacaggaggcagcagaggagcagagccgCAGGGAGGCCCTGGCACGCCAGCGGGATGAGGAGCGGCGGCTGCAGGAGGAACGCGAGGCCCAGGagagggcacaggctgagcGGGAGGAGACAGAGCGCCTGCAGAGACAG AGGGAAGAGGCTGAGGCCAGGGCACGGGAAGAGGCTGAGCGGCAGCGCCTGGAGCGGGAGAAGCACTTTCAGCGCGAGGAGCAGGAGCgactggagaggaagaag CGCCTGGAGGAGATCATGAAGAGGACACGCAAGTCAGATGCAGCAGATGCCAAG aagAAGGAGGACAAAAAGGTGGTGAATGGGAAAGCAGCTGAACCAGAGGATGTCTCAG GCTGCGAGAAGCGTGCAGGACCGATGCCAAAGGAGGAGGAACTCCCTGAGACACAGACGACAAGCACAGGCACTCCAGGGGGGCCAAAGGGTCTGGTgggtgaggggctgcagccaag ctccccagccaaGGAGGTGGCATCTCCAGCATCACTCGTGAATGGCGTGCAGCCCAGCAAGCATGAGAATGGCTTCTCAGGCACAGAgggctcccaggagctgctggagctctcccaccacagcagcaccccagcaagCATCATCCCCTTTGGTGACAAGGAGCCCTTCCTCAAGCAGGCTGTGGTCAAGCCCCCCCAGGTGACAG aggTGCTGTGA
- the MAP7D1 gene encoding MAP7 domain-containing protein 1 isoform X1, with amino-acid sequence MERSRAGREPQPQGKTPSPMGDSTPTPTLSPHTPEDALQGGHTSPQLDQAVPPAVVPSEQPVLPVPPAITPSQKTTSPVPATVTPSRQSICPPAMTPPPESSTPQRDRPVPPVMTPSGQPVSPNAAAVAPSAESVPPWDKSSPGLPQPPVTKQPKEEALPNASSQPGPVHTAAAAPCPAETLPSGSKAPTPAGSEGAPSDAKSPPAGTAGPSKDVTLRSDRPSPAAASPASATSSKPKQDAQKAQARHKQAKERREERAKYLAAKRVLWLEKEEKARLLREKQLEERRKRLEEQRLKAEKRRAVLEERQRQKLEKNKERYEAAIQRSAKKTWAEIRQQRWSWAGALHHGSPAHKDGASRCSVSAVNLPKHVDSIINKRLSKSSATLWNSPSRNRSLQLSPWESSIVDRLMTPTLSFLARSRSAVTLAGNGKEQVPVCPRSASVSPLSPCHNHRLQHRCWERRKGAAASPDVTPRRRTESSPQKKKEKKEKERENAKERSALSRERSLKKRQPLPGAQPRLPPAADSSPGPKNRPSSPATPKARPASPSPALGSPHKPPLPRSTHSSPKVRARAREERGEQEGQVKTREKKEEARSPAPPALPEPPRVSTEPPKVPTEPAAALLAPAVPSPVPATPPTRPSAGTTDREEAARLLAEKRRQAREQREREERERREQEERERRLQEERAQEAAEEQSRREALARQRDEERRLQEEREAQERAQAEREETERLQRQREEAEARAREEAERQRLEREKHFQREEQERLERKKRLEEIMKRTRKSDAADAKKKEDKKVVNGKAAEPEDVSGCEKRAGPMPKEEELPETQTTSTGTPGGPKGLVGEGLQPSSPAKEVASPASLVNGVQPSKHENGFSGTEGSQELLELSHHSSTPASIIPFGDKEPFLKQAVVKPPQVTEVL; translated from the exons GGAAGACACCATCCCCAATGGGAGACAGCACGCCCACCCCAACCTTGTCACCCCACACGCCTGaggatgccctgcagggagggcacacctccccccagcttgACCAAGCCGTTCCTCCAGCCGTGGTCCCCTCTGAACAGCCTGTCTTGCCAGTCCCTCCAGCCATCACGCCCTCCCAAAAGACCACCTCACCTGTCCCTGCTACTGTGACCCCCTCCAGGCAGTCCAtctgcccccctgccatgacGCCCCCTCCTGAGAGCAGCACCCCACAGCGTGACCGACCTGTTCCTCCAGTCATGACACCGTCAGGACAGCCTGTGTCTCCcaatgctgcagctgtggcccctTCAGCAGAGAGTGTCCCTCCCTGGGACAAGTCCTCTCctgggctcccccagccccctgtgaCAAAGCAGCCCAAAGAAGAGGCATTGCCCAacgccagcagccagcctggccccgTCCACACTGcggctgctgccccttgcccagcaGAGACACTGCCCTCTGGGAGCAAagccccaaccccagctggcagtgaaGGAGCCCCCTCCGATGCCAAGAGCCCCccggctggcacagctgggcccTCAAAGGATGTGACTCTCCGCAGTGACCGCCCCTCCCCAGCCGCAGCCTCACCAGCTTCTGCTACCAGCTCCAAGCCCAAACAAG ATGCTCAGAAAGCCCAAGCAAGGCACAAGCAGGCGAAGGAGCGACGCGAGGAGAGGGCCAAGTACTTGG CTGCCAAGCGGGTGCTGtggctggagaaggaggagaaggcacgGCTGCTGcgggagaagcagctggaggagcggCGCAAGCGCCTGGAGGAGCAGCGGCTGAAGGCGGAGAAGCGCCGGGCGGTGCTGGAGGAGCGGCAGAGGCAAAAGCTGGAGAAGAACAAG GAGCGCTATGAGGCAGCGATCCAGAGGTCAGCCAAGAAGACGTGGGCAGAGATTCGGCAGCAGCGGTGGTCCTGGGCTGGGGCCCTGCACCACGGTTCCCCTGCACACAAGGATG gtGCGAGCCGCTGCTCAGTGTCCGCTGTAAACCTCCCCAAACACGTCGACTCTATAATCAACAAGCGGCTCTCCAAATCCTCCGCCACCCTCTGGAACTCTCCCAGTAGAA acCGGAGCTTGCAGCTGAGCCCATGGGAGAGCAGCATCGTTGACCGGCTGATGACACCCACCCTGTCCTTCCTGGCACGCAGCCGGAGCGCAGTGACGCTGGCTGGGAATGGCAAAGAGCAGG TGCCAGTGTGCCCTCGCTCAGCCTCCgtcagccccctcagcccctgccacaACCACCGCCTGCAGCACCGCTGCTGGGAGAGGCGGAAGGGTGCCGCTGCCAGCCCCGACGTCACGCCACGCCGCAGGACCGAATCCTCGCCC cagaagaagaaggagaagaaggagaaggagcgGGAGAATGCCAAGGAGCGCAGCGCCCTGTCCCGCGAGCGCAGCCTCAAGAAGCGGCAGCcactgccaggggcacagccccGGCTGCCACCCGCAGCAGACAGCAG CCCTGGCCCCAAGAACCGTCCCTCATCCCCTGCCACCCCCAAAGCCCGCCCggcatcccccagcccagccctgggctctccccacAAGCCTCCACTGCCCCGCAGCACCCACTCCTCACCCAAGGTGCGGGCCAGGGCCCGGGAGGAgcggggggagcaggagggccAGGTGAAGACACgtgagaagaaagaggaggcacggagcccagcacccccagcccttcccgAGCCCCCCAGGGTTTCCACAGAGCCCCCCAAGGTGcccacagagccagcagcag cccttctggcccctgcagtccccagccctgtgccagcaacCCCCCCAACCCGACCctcagctggcaccacagaccggGAGGAGGCTGCCCGGTTGCTGGCAGAGAAGCGTCGCCAGGCCCGCGAGCAGCGGGAGCGTGAGGAGCGGGAGCGCCGCGAGCAGGAGGAGCGAGAGAG GCGGCTGCAAGAGGAGCgggcacaggaggcagcagaggagcagagccgCAGGGAGGCCCTGGCACGCCAGCGGGATGAGGAGCGGCGGCTGCAGGAGGAACGCGAGGCCCAGGagagggcacaggctgagcGGGAGGAGACAGAGCGCCTGCAGAGACAG AGGGAAGAGGCTGAGGCCAGGGCACGGGAAGAGGCTGAGCGGCAGCGCCTGGAGCGGGAGAAGCACTTTCAGCGCGAGGAGCAGGAGCgactggagaggaagaag CGCCTGGAGGAGATCATGAAGAGGACACGCAAGTCAGATGCAGCAGATGCCAAG aagAAGGAGGACAAAAAGGTGGTGAATGGGAAAGCAGCTGAACCAGAGGATGTCTCAG GCTGCGAGAAGCGTGCAGGACCGATGCCAAAGGAGGAGGAACTCCCTGAGACACAGACGACAAGCACAGGCACTCCAGGGGGGCCAAAGGGTCTGGTgggtgaggggctgcagccaag ctccccagccaaGGAGGTGGCATCTCCAGCATCACTCGTGAATGGCGTGCAGCCCAGCAAGCATGAGAATGGCTTCTCAGGCACAGAgggctcccaggagctgctggagctctcccaccacagcagcaccccagcaagCATCATCCCCTTTGGTGACAAGGAGCCCTTCCTCAAGCAGGCTGTGGTCAAGCCCCCCCAGGTGACAG aggTGCTGTGA
- the MAP7D1 gene encoding MAP7 domain-containing protein 1 isoform X3 has product MERSRAGREPQPQGKTPSPMGDSTPTPTLSPHTPEDALQGGHTSPQLDQAVPPAVVPSEQPVLPVPPAITPSQKTTSPVPATVTPSRQSICPPAMTPPPESSTPQRDRPVPPVMTPSGQPVSPNAAAVAPSAESVPPWDKSSPGLPQPPVTKQPKEEALPNASSQPGPVHTAAAAPCPAETLPSGSKAPTPAGSEGAPSDAKSPPAGTAGPSKDVTLRSDRPSPAAASPASATSSKPKQDAQKAQARHKQAKERREERAKYLAAKRVLWLEKEEKARLLREKQLEERRKRLEEQRLKAEKRRAVLEERQRQKLEKNKERYEAAIQRSAKKTWAEIRQQRWSWAGALHHGSPAHKDDRSLQLSPWESSIVDRLMTPTLSFLARSRSAVTLAGNGKEQVPVCPRSASVSPLSPCHNHRLQHRCWERRKGAAASPDVTPRRRTESSPQKKKEKKEKERENAKERSALSRERSLKKRQPLPGAQPRLPPAADSSPGPKNRPSSPATPKARPASPSPALGSPHKPPLPRSTHSSPKVRARAREERGEQEGQVKTREKKEEARSPAPPALPEPPRVSTEPPKVPTEPAAALLAPAVPSPVPATPPTRPSAGTTDREEAARLLAEKRRQAREQREREERERREQEERERRLQEERAQEAAEEQSRREALARQRDEERRLQEEREAQERAQAEREETERLQRQREEAEARAREEAERQRLEREKHFQREEQERLERKKRLEEIMKRTRKSDAADAKKKEDKKVVNGKAAEPEDVSGCEKRAGPMPKEEELPETQTTSTGTPGGPKGLVGEGLQPSSPAKEVASPASLVNGVQPSKHENGFSGTEGSQELLELSHHSSTPASIIPFGDKEPFLKQAVVKPPQVTEVL; this is encoded by the exons GGAAGACACCATCCCCAATGGGAGACAGCACGCCCACCCCAACCTTGTCACCCCACACGCCTGaggatgccctgcagggagggcacacctccccccagcttgACCAAGCCGTTCCTCCAGCCGTGGTCCCCTCTGAACAGCCTGTCTTGCCAGTCCCTCCAGCCATCACGCCCTCCCAAAAGACCACCTCACCTGTCCCTGCTACTGTGACCCCCTCCAGGCAGTCCAtctgcccccctgccatgacGCCCCCTCCTGAGAGCAGCACCCCACAGCGTGACCGACCTGTTCCTCCAGTCATGACACCGTCAGGACAGCCTGTGTCTCCcaatgctgcagctgtggcccctTCAGCAGAGAGTGTCCCTCCCTGGGACAAGTCCTCTCctgggctcccccagccccctgtgaCAAAGCAGCCCAAAGAAGAGGCATTGCCCAacgccagcagccagcctggccccgTCCACACTGcggctgctgccccttgcccagcaGAGACACTGCCCTCTGGGAGCAAagccccaaccccagctggcagtgaaGGAGCCCCCTCCGATGCCAAGAGCCCCccggctggcacagctgggcccTCAAAGGATGTGACTCTCCGCAGTGACCGCCCCTCCCCAGCCGCAGCCTCACCAGCTTCTGCTACCAGCTCCAAGCCCAAACAAG ATGCTCAGAAAGCCCAAGCAAGGCACAAGCAGGCGAAGGAGCGACGCGAGGAGAGGGCCAAGTACTTGG CTGCCAAGCGGGTGCTGtggctggagaaggaggagaaggcacgGCTGCTGcgggagaagcagctggaggagcggCGCAAGCGCCTGGAGGAGCAGCGGCTGAAGGCGGAGAAGCGCCGGGCGGTGCTGGAGGAGCGGCAGAGGCAAAAGCTGGAGAAGAACAAG GAGCGCTATGAGGCAGCGATCCAGAGGTCAGCCAAGAAGACGTGGGCAGAGATTCGGCAGCAGCGGTGGTCCTGGGCTGGGGCCCTGCACCACGGTTCCCCTGCACACAAGGATG acCGGAGCTTGCAGCTGAGCCCATGGGAGAGCAGCATCGTTGACCGGCTGATGACACCCACCCTGTCCTTCCTGGCACGCAGCCGGAGCGCAGTGACGCTGGCTGGGAATGGCAAAGAGCAGG TGCCAGTGTGCCCTCGCTCAGCCTCCgtcagccccctcagcccctgccacaACCACCGCCTGCAGCACCGCTGCTGGGAGAGGCGGAAGGGTGCCGCTGCCAGCCCCGACGTCACGCCACGCCGCAGGACCGAATCCTCGCCC cagaagaagaaggagaagaaggagaaggagcgGGAGAATGCCAAGGAGCGCAGCGCCCTGTCCCGCGAGCGCAGCCTCAAGAAGCGGCAGCcactgccaggggcacagccccGGCTGCCACCCGCAGCAGACAGCAG CCCTGGCCCCAAGAACCGTCCCTCATCCCCTGCCACCCCCAAAGCCCGCCCggcatcccccagcccagccctgggctctccccacAAGCCTCCACTGCCCCGCAGCACCCACTCCTCACCCAAGGTGCGGGCCAGGGCCCGGGAGGAgcggggggagcaggagggccAGGTGAAGACACgtgagaagaaagaggaggcacggagcccagcacccccagcccttcccgAGCCCCCCAGGGTTTCCACAGAGCCCCCCAAGGTGcccacagagccagcagcag cccttctggcccctgcagtccccagccctgtgccagcaacCCCCCCAACCCGACCctcagctggcaccacagaccggGAGGAGGCTGCCCGGTTGCTGGCAGAGAAGCGTCGCCAGGCCCGCGAGCAGCGGGAGCGTGAGGAGCGGGAGCGCCGCGAGCAGGAGGAGCGAGAGAG GCGGCTGCAAGAGGAGCgggcacaggaggcagcagaggagcagagccgCAGGGAGGCCCTGGCACGCCAGCGGGATGAGGAGCGGCGGCTGCAGGAGGAACGCGAGGCCCAGGagagggcacaggctgagcGGGAGGAGACAGAGCGCCTGCAGAGACAG AGGGAAGAGGCTGAGGCCAGGGCACGGGAAGAGGCTGAGCGGCAGCGCCTGGAGCGGGAGAAGCACTTTCAGCGCGAGGAGCAGGAGCgactggagaggaagaag CGCCTGGAGGAGATCATGAAGAGGACACGCAAGTCAGATGCAGCAGATGCCAAG aagAAGGAGGACAAAAAGGTGGTGAATGGGAAAGCAGCTGAACCAGAGGATGTCTCAG GCTGCGAGAAGCGTGCAGGACCGATGCCAAAGGAGGAGGAACTCCCTGAGACACAGACGACAAGCACAGGCACTCCAGGGGGGCCAAAGGGTCTGGTgggtgaggggctgcagccaag ctccccagccaaGGAGGTGGCATCTCCAGCATCACTCGTGAATGGCGTGCAGCCCAGCAAGCATGAGAATGGCTTCTCAGGCACAGAgggctcccaggagctgctggagctctcccaccacagcagcaccccagcaagCATCATCCCCTTTGGTGACAAGGAGCCCTTCCTCAAGCAGGCTGTGGTCAAGCCCCCCCAGGTGACAG aggTGCTGTGA